The following nucleotide sequence is from Halogeometricum borinquense DSM 11551.
ACGGCGCTGTCCGCTCCGGACAACTGAGAAAGGCGAGACATCTCGTACCGACTCCAACGTTTCTTTCGACGCAACCGGTGAGCGGCGGCGTTTCGTTGGTCCCGCAGCGTTTCTTTGCTCCGACAGAGTGACAGAAGGTACTCATACCACGACGGACACGACACACACCAATGCATCGCCGCGCCCTCCTCGCTAGTCTCGGGTCGTCGCTGCTCGTCGGTATCGCAGGCTGTCAGTCGGACCCCGGTGAAACGGGCAGTTCATCGCCGACAGACAACGCCACGCGAACGAACTCACCTGCGACGGGGACGACGCAACGCCCGCCTTCGACCGGGACGCCGACAGGAGACGCGTACACTGTTCCTGATGCGGACCGAATACTCGGCTCCGCGCAGGCGAAACTCCGGAACGACAGTGGCGAAGCGACGACGTTGACGCTCGCTGTCGAGTACGAGGGCGACCGCTTCTTCGAGGAGTCGTTCGACTTGAAAGCGGGTGATGAGGTATCCACTGACTCGTTGGTCGCCTCGCACGCCACCTACGACGTGGTCGTGGAGACGAGCGACGGTGGCCGGGCGACGGACGAGTGGTTGATCCCGGAGCGTTGGCACTGGCCGCAGTTGGCGATTCTCGTCGCAGACGATGGGTCGCTTCAGATTGGCTGTGGATTGCCCCGAAGCCGAGAGATACCGGTCGAGAACACGGATGAGACGCCGCGTGATGTGACGCTAACGCTCTCTGACGGAAACGAGACGGTCGTAGAGACAACGCAGACGATACAACCCGGTAACGGCCACCTCAGCTTTGACGGTCCTATCGGTGGCGAGTACGAGATGCAGATCGAGACAGACGAAGGGTCAGACACTGCGACGTATTTCTCCTGTTACTGCCGGAATACGGAAGCACGCGTTCAGATCGACGACGGCAAGCCGACGCTGGAGACGCTCCGACTCACCTGCGAGTGAGACGCGGTGGGGAGTAATCGGTGTATTCACTCCACACCGTCGAGTTGTCGCAAAAATCGAGTTCGGTCCGGGGCGTTAGCCGCCGAGGAAGTCTTGGCGAACCTGTTCGTCGTTCAGGAGCGCCCGACCGGAATCGGTGTAGCGGTTCTCGCCGTTAGCGAGGACGTACCCGCGGTCACACCGCCGAAGAGCCTCCTTCGCGTTCTGTTCGACCATGAGGATGGCCGTTCCTGCCTCGTTGATCTCGTCGATCTTGTCGAACATCTCGTCTACGAGGTCCGGTGCGAGACCCGCCGAGGGTTCGTCCAACAGCAGCAGCGAGGGTTCGAGCATCAGGGCACGACCCATCGCTAGCATCTGCTGTTGGCCGCCGGACATCGTCCCCGCTTTCTGCCCTTTCCGTTCTTCGAGGATGGGGAAGCGTTCAAACACCATATCGAGGGCGTCCTGCGGCACCTCATCAAGGATGTACGCACCCATCTCCAAGTTCTCTTGAACCGTGAGCGCCGCGAAGACGTTGTCGTTCTGCGGGACGTATCCGACGCCCTTGTGGATGATCTCTTCGGGGCGCAGGCCAGTGATGTCCTCGGTCTCGAACGTCACTGTTCCGCCCATGTGACTGGTGAGGCCGAAGACGGACTTCATCAGCGTGGACTTGCCTGCACCGTTCGGGCCGACGATGGTGACGTACTCGCCGTCGTGAACGTCCATGTCCACGTCGGTGAGGATCTGTAAGTCTCCGTACCCCGCATCAAGGTTGCGGACGCGAAGCAGTTCTTCGCCCGCAACATCGGGTGTCGAGTCCGTCGCCGCGGTGGTGTCAGAACTCATACGTTCCCTCCGAGGTACGCTTCGATGACCTCTTCGTTCGATTTGATGTCCGCTGGCGTGCCCTCAGTGAGGACGCGCCCTTGGTGGAGGACGATGACGTGTTCGCAGTTCTCCATGATGAGATCCATATCGTGTTCGACCAACAGGAAGGTGTAGCCCTGCTCTCGGAGTTCGTGGATGTGCGTGAGCAGTCGTTTCTCAAGCGACGGGTTGACGCCGGCGAACGGTTCGTCCAACAGGAGCATGTCCGGGTCCGTCAGCAGTGCCCGAGCCATCTCCAGCAATTTCCGCTGACCGCCCGAGAGGTTGCCCGCGTACTCCTCTGCGATGTGGTCTATCTCGAAGAACTCCAGCACCTCCCAGACGCGCTCTAATAGCTCCTCTTCTTGCTCGATAACGTCGTTGCGGACGCCTGGGGTAACTGAACGCCAGAGTTTCTCGCCGCGCTGGTTCTTCGGCGCAAGCATCATGTTCTCCAAGACGGTCATGTCTTCGAGTTCGCGGGCGATTTGGAACGTCCGGACGAGTCCCTTGTTGGCGATTGCGTGCGGTTCCATCCCGGTGATGTCCTCGCCGTTGAACGTGACTGTCCCTTTGTCGGGTTTGAGCATCCCCGTGATGAGGTTGAACGTCGTCGATTTCCCGGCCCCGTTCGGGCCGATGAGGCCAGTCAGCGTTCCGTTCTCGATTTGGAACGTTGCATCGTCTACGGCGGTGATACCGCCGAACGTCTTCCGGAGTCCGTCTACCTGAAGCGGGTACTCCACCGAAACGTCGGGGGTGGAGGTCGCATCTATTTTCGCCTCGGACTCGAACTCGTTCGTCTCGGATCCGCTCTCGGTTTCACTCATTGGATTCACCACCTTCAGATGCCACATTCGACGGACTGGGCGACTCGTCGGTGTGTTCGCCACCGTCGGTGGCAGTCTTTCGCGCGTGCGCCGCCGTCAGCGGGATCCCCGAAGCTGTCTCCTTCCGGTAGCCGAGCATCCCCTCGGGACGGTTGTGCATCAGCCAGATGAGGACGAGTCCCATGATGACGAGTTGGAGTTGCCGGATGCTGTCCACCGTGTAGAAGAACAGCGGTGCCGGGTCGATGTTCGAGATGAGCGGCCCGACTGCCTGACCGAACCCGGACGGCGCGTCCGTCGATGGAAGCACGGTGTCGATGAGGTTCTTGAAGTAGCGCGGCCCCTGGTAGAGCACCGCCGCGAAGACCGCGCCACCGAGAACGCTCCCGGTGTTCGATCCCGCGCCCCCGATGATGAGCGCAATCCAGACGAAGAACGTCACGCGCGGGCGGAAGAAGTTCGGCGTCACCGCGCCCTGCGTCATGAGCCAGAAGATTCCTGCCAGCCCCATGAGCGCACACCCGAGCATGAACGACTTGATTTTGAACTGATTCGTGTCTTTTCCGAGGGAGTTCGCCACGTCCTCGTCCTCGCGGATGGCCTTGAGGACCCGACCGAACGGCGATTCACCGGTCCGCTTCAGGAGCCAGAAGTACGCCCCGACGAACAGAAGCAGAATGAGGCCGTACACGAGACCGTCCACGACCGGCTTCGGATTCGTTGGCACGATAACAGTGAACGCGTCAACGAAGCCCAGATAGGCGCCCCACAGCCCGACCGACTGGAACAACGCCTGAAGGGGATCGGTGAAGTCGAGGATGAGCCCCGACCCGCCACCGAAGCCGACGCGGTTACCGAGTAGTTGGAACTGCTGGAGATCGCCCGACAGGAAGCTAAATCGGACGATCTCCGACATTGCGATGGTGACGATGGCGAGGTAGTCAGCCCGCAACCGAAGCGCCGGTAAGGCGACCACGAGTCCCAGCAACGCCGCGGCAACCATCCCGGCGATGATGCCGATGATGAGTGGCAGGCCGAGACCGCCGACCTGTGCCGCGCCGCCCGGTGTGTAGGCCGGTTTCGAGAACAGCGCCATCACGTACACTCCGACAGCCATGAAGCCGACGATGCCGATATTGAACAGCCCCGTGTACCCCCAATGGAGGTTCAGCGCCAGCGCCAGCATAGCGAACACGCCGATGTAGAACGTCAACACCGCGATGGTGTTGAGTTGGCCGCGAAGCGAGTAGCCGAGACCGACGCCGACGAGGACGTACGCCGCGTACGTCACCAACAGCACGGCCACGATGAGGCCCGTGTCGCCGCCCGGCATCCGGGCCGCGAGGTCGTCGCGAACGCTCATGCTGTCGACCTCCCGCTGAACAGGCCAGACGGTTTCACGAGCAGGATCACGATCATCACGACGAACGCCGCCGCGCGGGCGAACGCCGACGGAATCCACAGCACCGACAGCGACGCCGTCAGACCGATAACGAGGCCGCCCGCGATGGCACCGTAGATGGAGCCGATACCGCCGAGGATGACCGCAGCGAAGATGAGCAGCAGCAAGAGCCACCCATCGTTGAATCCGAGCGTCCCCTTCCAGAGGACGAACATGTAGCCTGCGACGCCGGTGAGTCCCCCACCGATAACCCACACCGAGCGAACGACACGTTCAGTTGGAATCCCCGTGACGCGTGCGAGGTCTTCGTTGTCGGCCATCGCGCGCATCGCCTTGCCGAGTTTCGTCCGCTGAAGCAGGAGGTGAACGCCGAGCATCAGTCCCCCTGCAACGACAACCAGTGTCAGGTCGTGCATGTTGATTCGAACTGCTCCGTCGAGTAGGTACACCGCGAACGACGGCGGTTGCGCCGTCGTTCCGCGCACGTTCGATCCGAACACGAACTGCATCATGTATCGGAGCGCGAACGCGACCCCGATGCTCGTGATGAGAAGCGTGATTCCGTCCTCGTCACGAATTGGCCGGAAAATAGCCCGGTCAACCGCGAGCGACAGGACGATAGTGAACGCTCCTGCGACGAGTAGTCCCGCGATAACTGCGAGTGGCGTCCCCGTGATGCCGATGCCGAGTGTCCCACCGAACACTGACCCACCTGCACCGACTAACACCAACGCTCCAATATCGGCGCGTCCGAGTCCAGCAAGAACGTACGTCGTTGCCCACCCGGAGAACGCGCCCGCGGTGATGAAATCACCGTGCGCGAAGTTTGCGAAGTTCAAGATGCTGTACGTCATCGATAACCCGATACCCGCCAGACCGATCACCAGCCCACGCATTAGGCCGTCCCAAACCAGTGACCCCACGTCACTGAGTGCAGTCTGTCCGGTTGCGAGGCCAACGAGGAGGTCTCCGAGGAGGAGTACCCCGACGAAGGCCAAGATAAGCGCCCCCGGCCGGTCCACTGCGAACCGGCGTCCACGTGAGTAGGTCTCAGCAATACCCATTGATAACTATCCTCACGGTATGTGCGGACGTGAAACTATGATAAGTCTTTCTTCATCGTTCAGACAATCACGCGAATTCTCCCACCAAAACAGACAAACATAATCATTAATGGGTATGTTAATACACCGTCTGAGAGCGCTGTGTCTCAAAAACGGGGAGTAGTTCTTTCGCACCAGAGGACGAAGCCCCAACGATGGACTATACCGACGGGAGCGCGATACAGATCGGTCGTACGAATACGGCCGAAATCGACGCACTCGCGGATCTTTGGGTCTCACTCGCGGCCGACCAGCGGTCGTATCAGTCACATCTCCGTTCTGATGAGAACCGCGGGCGGATACGCGAAGCGATGGCGCGGCACGTCGTCACCGACGGCATCCGTGTCGCCCGTGTGAGTGATGAAATAGTTGGCTTCGTAATGTACAGTCTCGAACGTGGCGATTTCGAGCAAGACGAGACGAGAGGCGTCATCCGTAATCTGTACGTCAAGCCCGCACATCGAAGTCGCGGAATCGGCTCTCGGCTTCTCAAATCCGCGGAGGCAGAACTCGCGGGCGCGGGCGCGACGCACATCTGTCTCGAAGCCATGGCACGGAACGAACGCGCCCGAAAATTCTACGAACGACACGGCTACACCGTCCATCGAGTCGAGTTGGAGAAGGCAATCGAAAACGATACACACTCAAAGGAGGACCGATAACTCGAAACCGCGCCAGGGGAGCATGGGCGGTTCATGCACTCGACTTGTAATCGAGACTTCGCGGGTTCAAATCCCGCCCCTGGCTTACAAACGGCTCGCAGTATCTGCGCCCCAAGAATTTCTACATTACCAACCGAAGAGACGGTAATGAGCTTAGAACAGTTCTTTCAGTCCGTTGAGCGGAGGGATTTATCGCTTGTTGTAGTCAATCGGGAAACTCCGCGACCGATTCAGTCGATGCTCGAAGGGCTGTTCGAACAGCAATCAATCGAGATACGCCAAGAACAGATTCCAGACGAGGCTGCGGACACGGTGTATCTGGTCGATGACGGCAAGGTCATCGAATCGTCCCCGCTCACCGAAGTTCAAGAGTCGATTCTACTCGTCAACTCGGATTTGTATATTACCGGCGCGCGCGGACTATCCGAAATCGAACTTCCGGACGTGATCAGAGCGCTCGAAGATGTACGGTTCACCCTCCGCGGCTATCCGGAGTCACACAAAGAGAAACTGCTGCTCATCACGGTGTCCCGATACATCGAGCGATTAGCGCTCGATACGATGAACGGAACCATCCGGTCGTCCTTTCAGCGACTTTCGCGCATCAACGACGAACAAGGAACTCGGACGGTGTACGAAAAACTAGCTGCATCTCCCGTGGATACGCACGTGTACGGGATTCCTGATTGGACGCCACCACCGGAGTTCGACATCACGATGCACGGTGGGTGGTCGGACGAGTTCCGTGATGCGTGGTTCGTCGTGTTCGTACCCGACGCCGACGACGGGCCGCACTCGGCACTGCTGTCGCTAGAAACCAGCCCGGGGGTCTGGGATGGATTCTGGACATTCGACCCGGAGAGAGTCACTGACATCGCTCAGTACCTCCAACGAGAACTGTGAGAACAGGGGTAGCGACCGTCAATCCGGCGAGAAGTATCCAAAACAATAGATGTGTTTTTTCGTCATCATTGTCACTCGATCTCCTTCGAGTTGAGTATCGGCCGAGAGAGGCCATATTCGTGCCGATAAGAAAAACGGCGTAGCGATATTGTCATTGCAACTCCAGAAGACATACCGGGAACTTCTTTTGCTTTGGCACTACCAACTGTGACGACCGATGGCATCGCAGGCACCCCTCAGTATTCAAATCGTGACAGAGATATCACGGCTAGAAGGTGTCGAACCGTTCGAACTCCCACCACTCGAAGACTGCGTAGACACCGAATCACTCGACACGTTGTTCGGGAGTTCGGACGCTCCGTTCCACGCAGGATCAGTTTCGTTTCACTACGCTGGCTACGAGGTTACAGTCTCGCATACGGGGGAGTTCGAGATAGCGTAACCAATTTGCGGGTGTAAGGTATCTCAACGACGACAGCACGATAGACGCCTTCTCGATCACTTTCGGGGTGCCATCGAACGTTTCGCTGGCGTGAGGTTCAGCACTGTTTCAACTTGACTTCGCCACAGCGTTTTCCGCACGTTGAAATACCGGTGCAACGAGGACATGCCTGTACCCATGGACGGGGGACGCGGCACACAGCAGAGACGTGACCGGCAACGAGCGAAGCGGACATCGCCCGAATCGGATACCGGCCGGTTAGTTACCGTTTGCGGCCTTCCGGGTGTCGGCAAGACGCTGGTATCTGAACGGATCGCCGACAGACTCGACGGACGGTTGATTCGGACCGACGTGGTTCGAAAAGAACTGTTTCCCGAGCCTGAGTACACTTCGGCCGAACGGCAGTCAGTCTACGATGAACTGTTCTCTCGCGGACGCGAGAGTATCCAGAACGGGACCCCTGCCGTCCTCGATGCGACCTTTCGGAAGCGTGAGGATCGAGACCGGGCGGCGTCGGTCGCTACGGCCGCGGACGTGCCGTTAGAGATCGTTCAGGTTGAGTGCGACACACAGGTCGTCCGCGAGCGGATCGCCGCCCGCGAAGACGACGAGAGTGATGCTGACTTCGAGATCTACCTCAAGTTCCGCGACCGCTTCGAACATATCGAACGCGAACACGAGACGGTGGACAACTCGGGCGACATGGCCGAGACGCGGCGACAGATAGACGCAATGTTCTGAAACGGGAGCGCGTGGAACGAGCGGCGTGTCTCGGATGGGTGCTACTGTCAGGAACGGAAAAAGACCACTGTGGGAGGATGGGGTGGAGTCTATTGGGGGACTACTGTGGAGCGTATGGGGGGAGGGGACCCACCGTGGGGGATCGGTGAGTCGTCAAACGGGTGGGGGCGAACGTCAGCGGGTAGCGGAAACGGATGGGGAATGGTGGGGGGAGGGGAAAGACGGTGGGAGGGGGGGATGCACCGTCTACGGTATCCGTTCCGCCGTTAGGGGCGGCGCATCTTTTCCTATGGAAGCCGGGGACATAACCACAGCGTATACTCAAACAGTCGTTTTACCGAAGACGACGTGCGTCAGACGTTGCTACTAGGCACCTGTTAACCCCGCTACCGTCGGCGTAACGTTCCATTAGCGCGATGTGTCGTTCTCGCGCGGGGCGAGGAGGATGAGCGCGCCCGGGATTGAGAGCGCGACGAGTTTCATCGGGTTTTGACGGATATCCACGTCCGGATCCAACGGTTGGCTCTGCACGTCGGTGATGCGCAGACACGAGTAGTAGACGGTGATATGCGTGACGACGTATCCGAACAGGAATGGCACCAAGAGCGGGTACGTCAGCCCGAGTTGTGTCGCTAACAGATCGAAGAGGATAGCCGTCGCCGACGAGACAGCGATGAAATCACCGAGTTGCAGGGTCACTCCAGTGAACGCGGTAACCGTGGAATCGATCCACGAGGACGTGTACGGGGTGTAGACGAAGGCGGTGAACACGCTCACGGCGACGAGAGATGCGCCGAGAAACAGTCCACTCACTGGGTACACGTACTCCATCTTACTCGCGCTGAATACCTGCGTGAGTATAGTTCTATCTCTCTAGCTATCAGATCTGAGTATAGTTTGTGAATAGCGGTTCTCGACGGATCTACGCCTCAGATACCGGAATTATGACGTGGAATTGCCGTCTGTCGCTGTCTCGCCCGTGGTCTCTCTGTCTTCGGAGGCTGTTTCGGTGTCCGCCGAACCGTTGGCGTTGCGATTCGAGGGCACATCTCGACCGGAGTTAGCGTCAGCATGTCCCGGCCCGTTTCCAGAATTCCCGGGATCGCTGGCGCTGTTCCCGTTCGAGCGATTGGGTCCAGTCTTGGCACTGTTATCGTCGGTTCGTTCACTACCGTGTCCGTGCGCGTTACCCGAATTTCCGGGTTCGCCCGCTTCGTTCTGTCCGTCGTTCCGGCCCGTCTCATTTGCTGCGTTGCCGGGCGCGCCCGAGTTGCCTTGTCCCCGATCTCGCCCAGGTGCGTCCGCGGAATTGCCGGGCGAGTTCGAGTCGCTCTCGTTGCGGTCCGGCGGTCCGCGTTCGCCGGGGCGGTCGGTGGGCGGCCCACGAGCGAAGCCGTTACCGACGTTCTCGCCAGCGACT
It contains:
- a CDS encoding ABC transporter ATP-binding protein; this encodes MSSDTTAATDSTPDVAGEELLRVRNLDAGYGDLQILTDVDMDVHDGEYVTIVGPNGAGKSTLMKSVFGLTSHMGGTVTFETEDITGLRPEEIIHKGVGYVPQNDNVFAALTVQENLEMGAYILDEVPQDALDMVFERFPILEERKGQKAGTMSGGQQQMLAMGRALMLEPSLLLLDEPSAGLAPDLVDEMFDKIDEINEAGTAILMVEQNAKEALRRCDRGYVLANGENRYTDSGRALLNDEQVRQDFLGG
- a CDS encoding ABC transporter ATP-binding protein — protein: MSETESGSETNEFESEAKIDATSTPDVSVEYPLQVDGLRKTFGGITAVDDATFQIENGTLTGLIGPNGAGKSTTFNLITGMLKPDKGTVTFNGEDITGMEPHAIANKGLVRTFQIARELEDMTVLENMMLAPKNQRGEKLWRSVTPGVRNDVIEQEEELLERVWEVLEFFEIDHIAEEYAGNLSGGQRKLLEMARALLTDPDMLLLDEPFAGVNPSLEKRLLTHIHELREQGYTFLLVEHDMDLIMENCEHVIVLHQGRVLTEGTPADIKSNEEVIEAYLGGNV
- a CDS encoding branched-chain amino acid ABC transporter permease; this encodes MSVRDDLAARMPGGDTGLIVAVLLVTYAAYVLVGVGLGYSLRGQLNTIAVLTFYIGVFAMLALALNLHWGYTGLFNIGIVGFMAVGVYVMALFSKPAYTPGGAAQVGGLGLPLIIGIIAGMVAAALLGLVVALPALRLRADYLAIVTIAMSEIVRFSFLSGDLQQFQLLGNRVGFGGGSGLILDFTDPLQALFQSVGLWGAYLGFVDAFTVIVPTNPKPVVDGLVYGLILLLFVGAYFWLLKRTGESPFGRVLKAIREDEDVANSLGKDTNQFKIKSFMLGCALMGLAGIFWLMTQGAVTPNFFRPRVTFFVWIALIIGGAGSNTGSVLGGAVFAAVLYQGPRYFKNLIDTVLPSTDAPSGFGQAVGPLISNIDPAPLFFYTVDSIRQLQLVIMGLVLIWLMHNRPEGMLGYRKETASGIPLTAAHARKTATDGGEHTDESPSPSNVASEGGESNE
- a CDS encoding branched-chain amino acid ABC transporter permease, whose translation is MGIAETYSRGRRFAVDRPGALILAFVGVLLLGDLLVGLATGQTALSDVGSLVWDGLMRGLVIGLAGIGLSMTYSILNFANFAHGDFITAGAFSGWATTYVLAGLGRADIGALVLVGAGGSVFGGTLGIGITGTPLAVIAGLLVAGAFTIVLSLAVDRAIFRPIRDEDGITLLITSIGVAFALRYMMQFVFGSNVRGTTAQPPSFAVYLLDGAVRINMHDLTLVVVAGGLMLGVHLLLQRTKLGKAMRAMADNEDLARVTGIPTERVVRSVWVIGGGLTGVAGYMFVLWKGTLGFNDGWLLLLLIFAAVILGGIGSIYGAIAGGLVIGLTASLSVLWIPSAFARAAAFVVMIVILLVKPSGLFSGRSTA
- a CDS encoding GNAT family N-acetyltransferase, with the translated sequence MDYTDGSAIQIGRTNTAEIDALADLWVSLAADQRSYQSHLRSDENRGRIREAMARHVVTDGIRVARVSDEIVGFVMYSLERGDFEQDETRGVIRNLYVKPAHRSRGIGSRLLKSAEAELAGAGATHICLEAMARNERARKFYERHGYTVHRVELEKAIENDTHSKEDR
- a CDS encoding DICT sensory domain-containing protein, producing MSLEQFFQSVERRDLSLVVVNRETPRPIQSMLEGLFEQQSIEIRQEQIPDEAADTVYLVDDGKVIESSPLTEVQESILLVNSDLYITGARGLSEIELPDVIRALEDVRFTLRGYPESHKEKLLLITVSRYIERLALDTMNGTIRSSFQRLSRINDEQGTRTVYEKLAASPVDTHVYGIPDWTPPPEFDITMHGGWSDEFRDAWFVVFVPDADDGPHSALLSLETSPGVWDGFWTFDPERVTDIAQYLQREL
- a CDS encoding HalOD1 output domain-containing protein — protein: MASQAPLSIQIVTEISRLEGVEPFELPPLEDCVDTESLDTLFGSSDAPFHAGSVSFHYAGYEVTVSHTGEFEIA
- a CDS encoding AAA family ATPase; the protein is MPVPMDGGRGTQQRRDRQRAKRTSPESDTGRLVTVCGLPGVGKTLVSERIADRLDGRLIRTDVVRKELFPEPEYTSAERQSVYDELFSRGRESIQNGTPAVLDATFRKREDRDRAASVATAADVPLEIVQVECDTQVVRERIAAREDDESDADFEIYLKFRDRFEHIEREHETVDNSGDMAETRRQIDAMF